A window of Equus przewalskii isolate Varuska chromosome 18, EquPr2, whole genome shotgun sequence contains these coding sequences:
- the EIF4G1 gene encoding eukaryotic translation initiation factor 4 gamma 1 isoform X13 produces the protein MNTPSQPRQGRSTYVVPTQQYPVQPGAPSFYPGASPTEFGTYAGAYYPAQGVQQFPTGVAPAPVLMNQAPQIAPKRERKTIRIRDPNQGGKDITEEIMSGARTASTPTPPQTGGGLEPQANGETPQVAVVVRPDDRSQGAIIGGRPGLPGPEHSPSESQPSSPSPTPSPPPVLEPGSEPNLTVLSIPGDTMTTGMIQMSVEESAPMPRETGEPYCLSPEPTPLAEPILEVEVTLSKPIPESEFSSSPLQVSTTLASHKVEILPEPNGTVPSEDLEPEVESSPELAPLPPPTCPSEPPMPIAPTAQPEELLNGAPSPPAVDLSPVSEPKEQAKEVTASVTPPTVLSATPAVAPPATSPAQEEEMEEEEEEGEEGEAGEAGEAEGEKRGEELLPPESSPVPAHQNLEAAVATQVAVSVPKRRRKIKELNKKEAVGDLLDAFKEVNPGVSEVENQPPVGNNPGPEPEGSSVPLRPEEADETWDAKEDKIHNAENIQPGEQKYEYKSDQWKPLNLEEKKRYDREFLLGFQFIFASLQKPEGLPHISDVVLDKANKTPLRPLDPSRLQGINCGPDFTPSFANLGRPALSNRGPPRGGPGGELPRGPQAGLGPRRSQQGPRKEPRKIIATVLMTEDIKLNKAEKAWKPSSKRTAADKDRGEEDADGSKTQDLFRRVRSILNKLTPQMFQQLMKQVTQLAIDTEERLKGVIDLIFEKAISEPNFSVAYANMCRCLMALKVPTTEKPTVTVNFRKLLLNRCQKEFEKDKDDDEVFEKKQKEMDEAATAEERGRLKEELEEARDIARRRSLGNIKFIGELFKLKMLTEAIMHDCVVKLLKNHDEESLECLCRLLTTIGKDLDFEKAKPRMDQYFNQMEKIIKEKKTSSRIRFMLQDVLDLRQSNWVPRRGDQGPKTIDQIHKEAEMEEHREHIKVQQLMAKGSDKRRGGPPGPPISRGLPLVDDGGWNTVPISKGSRPIDTSRLTKITKPGSIDSNNQLFAPGGRLSWGKGSSGGSGAKPSDAASETARPATSTLNRFSALQQAVPTESTDNRRVVQRSSLSRERGEKAGDRGDRLERSERGGDRGDRLDRARTPATKRSFSKEVEERSRERPSQPEGLRKAASLTEDRDRGRDAVKREATLPPVSPPKAALSEEELEKKSKAIIEEYLHLNDMKEAVQCVQELASPSLLFIFVRHGIESTLERSAIAREHMGRLLHQLLCAGHLSTAQYYQGLYEILELAEDMEIDIPHVWLYLAELVTPVLQEGGVPMGELFREITKPLRPLGKAASLLLEILGLLCKSMGPKKVGTLWREAGLSWKEFLPEGQDVSAFVAEQKVEYTLGEESEAPSQRLFSSEELSRQLEKLLKEGSSNQRVFDWIEANLSEQQIASNTLVRALMTTVCYSAIIFETSLRVDVAVLKARAKLLQKYLCDEQKELQALYALQALVVTLEQPANLLRMFFDALYDEDVVKEDAFYSWESSKDPAEQQGKGVALKSVTAFFKWLREAEEEESDHN, from the exons ATGAACACGCCTTCTCAGCCCCGCCAG GGGCGTTCCACGTATGTTGTCCCGACACAGCAGTATCCTGTGCAGCCAGGAGCCCCAAGCTTCTATCCGGGTGCAAGCCCTACTGAGTTTGGGACTTACG ctggCGCCTATTACCCAGCCCAGGGTGTGCAGCAGTTTCCCACTGGCGTGGCCCCCGCTCCAGTTTTGATGAACCAGGCACCCCAGATTGCTCCCAAGAGGGAGCGGAAGACG ATCCGAATTCGAGATCCAAACCAAGGAGGGAAAGATATCACAGAGGAGATCATGTCTGGGGCACGCACCGCATCcacacccacccctccccag ACGGGAGGCGGTCTGGAGCCTCAAGCTAATGGGGAGACACCCCAGGTTGCTGTCGTTGTCCGGCCAG ATGACCGGTCGCAGGGAGCAATCATTGGGGGCCGGCCGGGGCTACCTGGCCCAGAGCACAGCCCTTCAGAATCCCAGCCTTCATCACCTTCTCCGACCCCATCACCACCCCCAGTCCTGGAACCAGGATCTGAGCCTAATCTCACGGTCCTCTCTATTCCTGGGGACACTATGACAACCGGGATGATACAGATGTCTGTAGAAGAATCAGCCCCCATGCCACGTGAAACTGGGGAGCCATATTGCCTCTCTCCAGAACCCACTCCCCTTGCTGAACCCATACTGGAAGTAGAAGTGACACTTAGCAAACCAATTCCAGAATCTGAGTTCTCTTCCAGTCCTCTCCAGGTGTCTACCACCCTGGCATCTCACAAGGTGGAAATTCTTCCTGAGCCTAATGGCACAGTCCCATCTGAGGATCTGGAACCAGAAGTGGAGTCGAGCCCAGAGcttgcccctctccctcccccgacTTGTCCCTCTGAACCCCCCATGCCCATTGCTCCAACTGCCCAACCTGAGGAACTGCTCAACGGAGCCCCCTCGCCACCAGCTGTGGACTTAAGCCCAGTCAGTGAGCCAAAGGAGCAGGCCAAGGAAGTTACAGCATCAGTGACTCCCCCGACCGTCCTCTCTGCTACTCCAGCTGTTGCTCCTCCAGCTACTTCCCCTGctcaggaggaggaaatggaggaagaggaggaagagggagaagagggagaagcaggagaagCAGGAGAAGCTGAGggtgagaaaagaggagaggaactGCTCCCCCCAGAGAGCAGCCCTGTTCCAGCCCACCAGAATTTGGAGGCAGCAGTGGCCACCCAAG TGGCAGTATCTGTGCCAAAGAGGAGACGAAAAATTAAGGAGCTCAATAAGAAAGAGGCTGTAGGAGACCTTCTAGATGCCTTCAAGGAG GTGAACCCGGGAGTATCAGAGGTGGAAAATCAGCCTCCTGTAGGCAACAATCCCGGCCCAGAGCCTGAGGGCAGCAGTGTGCCCCTGCGGCCTGAGGAAGCAGATGAGACCTGGGACGCAAAGGAAGACAAAATTCACAATGCTGAGAATATCCAGCCTGGGGAACAGAAGTATGAATATAAGTCAG ATCAGTGGAAGCCTCTAAACCTTGAGGAGAAAAAGCGGTATGACCGTGAGTTCCTGCTTGGCTTTCAGTTCATCTTTGCCAGTCTGCAGAAGCCGGAGGGATTGCCCCATATCAGTGACGTGGTGTTGGATAAG GCCAATAAAACACCACTGCGGCCACTGGATCCCAGTAGACTTCAGGGCATAAATTGTGGCCCAGACTTCACTCCATCCTTTGCCAACCTTGGCCGACCAGCGCTTAGCAACCGTGGGCCCCCAAGGGGTGGGCCAGGTGGGGAGCTGCCCCGAGGGCCG CAGGCTGGTCTAGGACCCCGGCGCTCTCAGCAGGGCCCCCGAAAGGAGCCACGCAAAATCATTGCTACAGTGTTAATGACCGAAGATATAAAGCTGAACAAAGCAGAGAAGGCTTGGAAACCCAGCAGCAAGCGGACGGCGGCTGATAAGGACCGAGGGGAAGAGGATGCTGATGGCAGCAAAACCCAG GACCTGTTCCGCAGGGTGCGCTCCATCCTGAATAAGTTGACACCCCAGATGTTCCAGCAGCTGATGAAGCAGGTGACGCAGCTGGCGATCGACACTGAGGAACGCCTCAAAGGGGTCATTGACCTCATCTTTGAGAAGGCCATTTCAGAGCCCAACTTCTCTGTGGCCTATGCCAACATGTGCCGCTGCCTCATGGCG CTCAAAGTGCCCACTACAGAAAAGCCAACAGTGACTGTGAACTTCCGAAAACTGTTGTTGAATCGATGTCAGAAGGAgtttgaaaaagacaaagatgatgATGAGGTTtttgaaaagaagcaaaaagagatGGATGAAGCTGCTACG GCAGAGGAACGGGGACGCCTGAAGGAAGAGCTGGAAGAGGCTCGAGACATAGCCCGGCGGCGCTCTTTAGGGAATATCAAGTTTATTGGGGAGTTGTTCAAGCTGAAGATGTTAACAGAGGCAATAATGCATGACTGTGTGGTTAAACTACTAAAGAACCATGATGAAGAGTCCCTTGAATGCCTTTGCCGTCTGCTCACCACCATTGGAAAAGACCTGGACTTTGAAAAAGCCAAG ccTCGAATGGATCAGTATTTCAACCAGATGGaaaaaatcattaaggaaaaGAAGACTTCATCCCGAATCCGCTTTATGCTGCAGGACGTGCTGGACCTGCGACAG AGCAATTGGGTGCCGCGCCGAGGGGACCAGGGTCCCAAGACCATTGACCAGATCCACAAGGAGGCTGAGATGGAAGAGCATCGAGAGCACATAAAAGTGCAGCAGCTAATGGCCAAAGGCAGCGACAAGCGTCGGGGTGGCCCCCCAGGCCCACCCATCA GCCGTGGCCTTCCACTTGTGGATGATGGTGGCTGGAACACAGTCCCCATCAGCAAGGGCAGCCGCCCTATTGACACCTCACGACTCACCAAGATCACGAAG CCTGGTTCCATTGATTCTAACAACCAGCTCTTCGCACCTGGAGGGCGATTGAGCTGGGGCAAGGGCAGCAGTGGAGGTTCTGGAGCCAAGCCCTCTGACGCAG CATCAGAAACTGCTCGTCCAGCTACTAGTACCTTGAATCGTTTCTCAGCCCTTCAACAAGCAGTACCTACAGAAAGCACAGATAACAGACGTGTGGTACAGAG GAGTAGCTTGAGCCGGGAACGAGGCGAGAAAGCTGGGGATCGGGGAGACCGCCTAGAACGGAGTGAACGGGGAGGTGACCGTGGAGACCGGCTTGATCGTGCACGGACACCTGCCACCAAGCGGAGCTTCAGCAAGGAAGTGGAGGAGCGGAGTAGAGAGAGGCCCTCCCAGCCTGAGGGACTACGCAAGGCAGCTAGCCTCACGGAGGATCGGGACCGCGGGCGGGATGCTG TGAAGCGAGAAGCCACGCTACCCCCAGTGAGCCCCCCGAAGGCCGCACTCtctgaggaggagctggagaagaaATCCAAGGCCATAATTGAGGAGTACCTCCATCTCAATGACATGAAG GAGGCAGTGCAGTGTGTGCAGGAGCTGGCCTCACCCTCCCTGCTCTTCATCTTTGTGCGGCATGGCATCGAGTCCACACTGGAGCGTAGCGCCATTGCTCGTGAGCATATGGGGCGGCTGTTGCACCAGCTGCTCTGTGCCGGGCACCTCTCCACTGCTCAGTACTACCAAGG GCTGTATGAAATCCTAGAATTGGCTGAAGACATGGAAATTGACATCCCCCACGTGTGGCTCTACTTAGCAGAACTGGTGACGCCCGTTCTGCAGGAAGGTGGGGTGCCCATGGGGGAGCTGTTCAG GGAGATTACAAAACCTCTGAGACCCTTGGGCAAAGCTGCTTCCCTATTGCTGGAGATCCTAGGGCTCCTATGCAAAAGCATG GGTCCCAAAAAGGTGGGGACGCTGTGGCGAGAGGCTGGACTCAGctggaaggaatttctgcctgaAGGCCAGGACGTCAGTGCATTTGTGGCTGAACAG AAGGTGGAGTATACCCTGGGCGAGGAGTCAGAAGCTCCCAGTCAGAGGCTGTTCTCCTCCGAGGAGCTGAGCAGGCAGCTGGAGAAGCTGCTGAAGGAGGGCAGCAGTAACCAGCGGGTGTTTGACTGGATAGAG GCCAACTTGAGTGAGCAGCAGATAGCATCCAACACATTAGTTCGAGCCCTCATGACAACTGTCTGCTATTCCGCAATTATCT TTGAGACTTCTCTCCGAGTGGATGTGGCAGTGCTGAAAGCGCGAGCGAAACTGCTACAGAAATACCTGTGTGATGAGCAGAAGGAGCTGCAGGCGCTCTATGCCCTCCAGGCCCTTGTAGTGACCTTAGAACAGCCTGCCA ACCTGCTTCGGATGTTCTTTGATGCGCTGTACGATGAGGACGTGGTGAAGGAGGACGCTTTCTACAGCTGGGAGAGTAGCAAGGACCCCGCTGAGCAGCAGGGCAAGGGCGTGGCCCTTAAATCTGTCACAGCCTTCTTCAAGTGGCTTcgtgaggcagaggaggaggagtcagACCACAACTGA
- the EIF4G1 gene encoding eukaryotic translation initiation factor 4 gamma 1 isoform X8, translated as MNTPSQPRQHFYPSRAQPPSSAASRVQSAAPARPGPAAHVYPAGSQVMMIPSQISYPASQGAYYIPGQGRSTYVVPTQQYPVQPGAPSFYPGASPTEFGTYAGAYYPAQGVQQFPTGVAPAPVLMNQAPQIAPKRERKTIRIRDPNQGGKDITEEIMSGARTASTPTPPQTGGGLEPQANGETPQVAVVVRPDDRSQGAIIGGRPGLPGPEHSPSESQPSSPSPTPSPPPVLEPGSEPNLTVLSIPGDTMTTGMIQMSVEESAPMPRETGEPYCLSPEPTPLAEPILEVEVTLSKPIPESEFSSSPLQVSTTLASHKVEILPEPNGTVPSEDLEPEVESSPELAPLPPPTCPSEPPMPIAPTAQPEELLNGAPSPPAVDLSPVSEPKEQAKEVTASVTPPTVLSATPAVAPPATSPAQEEEMEEEEEEGEEGEAGEAGEAEGEKRGEELLPPESSPVPAHQNLEAAVATQVAVSVPKRRRKIKELNKKEAVGDLLDAFKEVNPGVSEVENQPPVGNNPGPEPEGSSVPLRPEEADETWDAKEDKIHNAENIQPGEQKYEYKSDQWKPLNLEEKKRYDREFLLGFQFIFASLQKPEGLPHISDVVLDKANKTPLRPLDPSRLQGINCGPDFTPSFANLGRPALSNRGPPRGGPGGELPRGPAGLGPRRSQQGPRKEPRKIIATVLMTEDIKLNKAEKAWKPSSKRTAADKDRGEEDADGSKTQDLFRRVRSILNKLTPQMFQQLMKQVTQLAIDTEERLKGVIDLIFEKAISEPNFSVAYANMCRCLMALKVPTTEKPTVTVNFRKLLLNRCQKEFEKDKDDDEVFEKKQKEMDEAATAEERGRLKEELEEARDIARRRSLGNIKFIGELFKLKMLTEAIMHDCVVKLLKNHDEESLECLCRLLTTIGKDLDFEKAKPRMDQYFNQMEKIIKEKKTSSRIRFMLQDVLDLRQSNWVPRRGDQGPKTIDQIHKEAEMEEHREHIKVQQLMAKGSDKRRGGPPGPPISRGLPLVDDGGWNTVPISKGSRPIDTSRLTKITKPGSIDSNNQLFAPGGRLSWGKGSSGGSGAKPSDAASETARPATSTLNRFSALQQAVPTESTDNRRVVQRSSLSRERGEKAGDRGDRLERSERGGDRGDRLDRARTPATKRSFSKEVEERSRERPSQPEGLRKAASLTEDRDRGRDAVKREATLPPVSPPKAALSEEELEKKSKAIIEEYLHLNDMKEAVQCVQELASPSLLFIFVRHGIESTLERSAIAREHMGRLLHQLLCAGHLSTAQYYQGLYEILELAEDMEIDIPHVWLYLAELVTPVLQEGGVPMGELFREITKPLRPLGKAASLLLEILGLLCKSMGPKKVGTLWREAGLSWKEFLPEGQDVSAFVAEQKVEYTLGEESEAPSQRLFSSEELSRQLEKLLKEGSSNQRVFDWIEANLSEQQIASNTLVRALMTTVCYSAIIFETSLRVDVAVLKARAKLLQKYLCDEQKELQALYALQALVVTLEQPANLLRMFFDALYDEDVVKEDAFYSWESSKDPAEQQGKGVALKSVTAFFKWLREAEEEESDHN; from the exons ATGAACACGCCTTCTCAGCCCCGCCAG CACTTCTACCCTAGCCGGGCCCAGCCCCCGAGCAGTGCAGCCTCCCGAGTGCAGAGTGCAGCCCCCGCCCGCCCTGGCCCAGCTGCCCATGTCTACCCTGCTGGATCCCAAGTAATGATGATCCCTTCCCAGATCTCCTACCCAGCCTCCCAGGGGGCCTACTACATCCCTGGACAG GGGCGTTCCACGTATGTTGTCCCGACACAGCAGTATCCTGTGCAGCCAGGAGCCCCAAGCTTCTATCCGGGTGCAAGCCCTACTGAGTTTGGGACTTACG ctggCGCCTATTACCCAGCCCAGGGTGTGCAGCAGTTTCCCACTGGCGTGGCCCCCGCTCCAGTTTTGATGAACCAGGCACCCCAGATTGCTCCCAAGAGGGAGCGGAAGACG ATCCGAATTCGAGATCCAAACCAAGGAGGGAAAGATATCACAGAGGAGATCATGTCTGGGGCACGCACCGCATCcacacccacccctccccag ACGGGAGGCGGTCTGGAGCCTCAAGCTAATGGGGAGACACCCCAGGTTGCTGTCGTTGTCCGGCCAG ATGACCGGTCGCAGGGAGCAATCATTGGGGGCCGGCCGGGGCTACCTGGCCCAGAGCACAGCCCTTCAGAATCCCAGCCTTCATCACCTTCTCCGACCCCATCACCACCCCCAGTCCTGGAACCAGGATCTGAGCCTAATCTCACGGTCCTCTCTATTCCTGGGGACACTATGACAACCGGGATGATACAGATGTCTGTAGAAGAATCAGCCCCCATGCCACGTGAAACTGGGGAGCCATATTGCCTCTCTCCAGAACCCACTCCCCTTGCTGAACCCATACTGGAAGTAGAAGTGACACTTAGCAAACCAATTCCAGAATCTGAGTTCTCTTCCAGTCCTCTCCAGGTGTCTACCACCCTGGCATCTCACAAGGTGGAAATTCTTCCTGAGCCTAATGGCACAGTCCCATCTGAGGATCTGGAACCAGAAGTGGAGTCGAGCCCAGAGcttgcccctctccctcccccgacTTGTCCCTCTGAACCCCCCATGCCCATTGCTCCAACTGCCCAACCTGAGGAACTGCTCAACGGAGCCCCCTCGCCACCAGCTGTGGACTTAAGCCCAGTCAGTGAGCCAAAGGAGCAGGCCAAGGAAGTTACAGCATCAGTGACTCCCCCGACCGTCCTCTCTGCTACTCCAGCTGTTGCTCCTCCAGCTACTTCCCCTGctcaggaggaggaaatggaggaagaggaggaagagggagaagagggagaagcaggagaagCAGGAGAAGCTGAGggtgagaaaagaggagaggaactGCTCCCCCCAGAGAGCAGCCCTGTTCCAGCCCACCAGAATTTGGAGGCAGCAGTGGCCACCCAAG TGGCAGTATCTGTGCCAAAGAGGAGACGAAAAATTAAGGAGCTCAATAAGAAAGAGGCTGTAGGAGACCTTCTAGATGCCTTCAAGGAG GTGAACCCGGGAGTATCAGAGGTGGAAAATCAGCCTCCTGTAGGCAACAATCCCGGCCCAGAGCCTGAGGGCAGCAGTGTGCCCCTGCGGCCTGAGGAAGCAGATGAGACCTGGGACGCAAAGGAAGACAAAATTCACAATGCTGAGAATATCCAGCCTGGGGAACAGAAGTATGAATATAAGTCAG ATCAGTGGAAGCCTCTAAACCTTGAGGAGAAAAAGCGGTATGACCGTGAGTTCCTGCTTGGCTTTCAGTTCATCTTTGCCAGTCTGCAGAAGCCGGAGGGATTGCCCCATATCAGTGACGTGGTGTTGGATAAG GCCAATAAAACACCACTGCGGCCACTGGATCCCAGTAGACTTCAGGGCATAAATTGTGGCCCAGACTTCACTCCATCCTTTGCCAACCTTGGCCGACCAGCGCTTAGCAACCGTGGGCCCCCAAGGGGTGGGCCAGGTGGGGAGCTGCCCCGAGGGCCG GCTGGTCTAGGACCCCGGCGCTCTCAGCAGGGCCCCCGAAAGGAGCCACGCAAAATCATTGCTACAGTGTTAATGACCGAAGATATAAAGCTGAACAAAGCAGAGAAGGCTTGGAAACCCAGCAGCAAGCGGACGGCGGCTGATAAGGACCGAGGGGAAGAGGATGCTGATGGCAGCAAAACCCAG GACCTGTTCCGCAGGGTGCGCTCCATCCTGAATAAGTTGACACCCCAGATGTTCCAGCAGCTGATGAAGCAGGTGACGCAGCTGGCGATCGACACTGAGGAACGCCTCAAAGGGGTCATTGACCTCATCTTTGAGAAGGCCATTTCAGAGCCCAACTTCTCTGTGGCCTATGCCAACATGTGCCGCTGCCTCATGGCG CTCAAAGTGCCCACTACAGAAAAGCCAACAGTGACTGTGAACTTCCGAAAACTGTTGTTGAATCGATGTCAGAAGGAgtttgaaaaagacaaagatgatgATGAGGTTtttgaaaagaagcaaaaagagatGGATGAAGCTGCTACG GCAGAGGAACGGGGACGCCTGAAGGAAGAGCTGGAAGAGGCTCGAGACATAGCCCGGCGGCGCTCTTTAGGGAATATCAAGTTTATTGGGGAGTTGTTCAAGCTGAAGATGTTAACAGAGGCAATAATGCATGACTGTGTGGTTAAACTACTAAAGAACCATGATGAAGAGTCCCTTGAATGCCTTTGCCGTCTGCTCACCACCATTGGAAAAGACCTGGACTTTGAAAAAGCCAAG ccTCGAATGGATCAGTATTTCAACCAGATGGaaaaaatcattaaggaaaaGAAGACTTCATCCCGAATCCGCTTTATGCTGCAGGACGTGCTGGACCTGCGACAG AGCAATTGGGTGCCGCGCCGAGGGGACCAGGGTCCCAAGACCATTGACCAGATCCACAAGGAGGCTGAGATGGAAGAGCATCGAGAGCACATAAAAGTGCAGCAGCTAATGGCCAAAGGCAGCGACAAGCGTCGGGGTGGCCCCCCAGGCCCACCCATCA GCCGTGGCCTTCCACTTGTGGATGATGGTGGCTGGAACACAGTCCCCATCAGCAAGGGCAGCCGCCCTATTGACACCTCACGACTCACCAAGATCACGAAG CCTGGTTCCATTGATTCTAACAACCAGCTCTTCGCACCTGGAGGGCGATTGAGCTGGGGCAAGGGCAGCAGTGGAGGTTCTGGAGCCAAGCCCTCTGACGCAG CATCAGAAACTGCTCGTCCAGCTACTAGTACCTTGAATCGTTTCTCAGCCCTTCAACAAGCAGTACCTACAGAAAGCACAGATAACAGACGTGTGGTACAGAG GAGTAGCTTGAGCCGGGAACGAGGCGAGAAAGCTGGGGATCGGGGAGACCGCCTAGAACGGAGTGAACGGGGAGGTGACCGTGGAGACCGGCTTGATCGTGCACGGACACCTGCCACCAAGCGGAGCTTCAGCAAGGAAGTGGAGGAGCGGAGTAGAGAGAGGCCCTCCCAGCCTGAGGGACTACGCAAGGCAGCTAGCCTCACGGAGGATCGGGACCGCGGGCGGGATGCTG TGAAGCGAGAAGCCACGCTACCCCCAGTGAGCCCCCCGAAGGCCGCACTCtctgaggaggagctggagaagaaATCCAAGGCCATAATTGAGGAGTACCTCCATCTCAATGACATGAAG GAGGCAGTGCAGTGTGTGCAGGAGCTGGCCTCACCCTCCCTGCTCTTCATCTTTGTGCGGCATGGCATCGAGTCCACACTGGAGCGTAGCGCCATTGCTCGTGAGCATATGGGGCGGCTGTTGCACCAGCTGCTCTGTGCCGGGCACCTCTCCACTGCTCAGTACTACCAAGG GCTGTATGAAATCCTAGAATTGGCTGAAGACATGGAAATTGACATCCCCCACGTGTGGCTCTACTTAGCAGAACTGGTGACGCCCGTTCTGCAGGAAGGTGGGGTGCCCATGGGGGAGCTGTTCAG GGAGATTACAAAACCTCTGAGACCCTTGGGCAAAGCTGCTTCCCTATTGCTGGAGATCCTAGGGCTCCTATGCAAAAGCATG GGTCCCAAAAAGGTGGGGACGCTGTGGCGAGAGGCTGGACTCAGctggaaggaatttctgcctgaAGGCCAGGACGTCAGTGCATTTGTGGCTGAACAG AAGGTGGAGTATACCCTGGGCGAGGAGTCAGAAGCTCCCAGTCAGAGGCTGTTCTCCTCCGAGGAGCTGAGCAGGCAGCTGGAGAAGCTGCTGAAGGAGGGCAGCAGTAACCAGCGGGTGTTTGACTGGATAGAG GCCAACTTGAGTGAGCAGCAGATAGCATCCAACACATTAGTTCGAGCCCTCATGACAACTGTCTGCTATTCCGCAATTATCT TTGAGACTTCTCTCCGAGTGGATGTGGCAGTGCTGAAAGCGCGAGCGAAACTGCTACAGAAATACCTGTGTGATGAGCAGAAGGAGCTGCAGGCGCTCTATGCCCTCCAGGCCCTTGTAGTGACCTTAGAACAGCCTGCCA ACCTGCTTCGGATGTTCTTTGATGCGCTGTACGATGAGGACGTGGTGAAGGAGGACGCTTTCTACAGCTGGGAGAGTAGCAAGGACCCCGCTGAGCAGCAGGGCAAGGGCGTGGCCCTTAAATCTGTCACAGCCTTCTTCAAGTGGCTTcgtgaggcagaggaggaggagtcagACCACAACTGA